A portion of the Mycobacterium paraseoulense genome contains these proteins:
- a CDS encoding carotenoid oxygenase family protein, with protein sequence MDVEIVGKFLSTLPEDDDHPYRTGPWRPQTTEWDADDLTAVEGDVPRDLDGIYLRNTENPLHPALKTYHPFDGDGMVHIVGFRDGKAFYRNRFVRTDGFLAENEAGGPLWPGLAEPVQLAKRADGWGARTRMKDASSTDVIVHRGVALTSFYQCGDLYRVDPHSGETLGKETWNGRFPTDWGVSAHPKVDSKTGELLFFNYSKRDPFMRYGVVDGNGELVHYVDVPLPGPRLPHDMAFTENYVILNDFPLFWDPVLLEQDVHLPRFYPDMPSRFAVLPRRGGTQDIRWFEADPTFVLHFVNAYEDGDEIVLDGFFEGDPSPVDNGGSKWDKLFRFLALDRLQSRLHRWRFNLATGAVHEERLSESITEFGTINPDYAAGNYRYAYAATGKPGWFLFDGLVKHDLRTGSQQEFSFGDGIYGSETAMAPRVGSTGEDDGYLVTLATDMNTDASYCLVFDAGRLADGPVCKLQLPERISSGTHSTWAPGEQLRRWETAESAAGAVGL encoded by the coding sequence ATGGACGTGGAGATCGTCGGCAAGTTCCTGTCCACACTGCCCGAAGACGACGACCACCCCTACCGGACCGGGCCGTGGCGTCCCCAGACCACCGAATGGGACGCCGACGACCTCACCGCCGTGGAAGGCGACGTCCCGCGCGACCTGGATGGCATCTACCTGCGCAACACCGAAAACCCGCTACACCCCGCGCTGAAGACCTATCACCCGTTCGACGGCGACGGCATGGTGCACATCGTCGGCTTCCGTGACGGAAAAGCCTTCTACCGCAACCGGTTTGTCCGCACCGACGGCTTCCTGGCGGAAAACGAGGCGGGCGGGCCGCTGTGGCCGGGGCTGGCCGAGCCCGTGCAGTTGGCCAAGCGCGCGGACGGCTGGGGCGCCCGCACCCGGATGAAGGACGCGTCGAGCACCGACGTCATCGTGCACCGCGGCGTCGCGCTGACCAGCTTCTACCAGTGCGGCGACCTCTACCGGGTCGACCCGCACTCGGGTGAAACGCTGGGCAAGGAGACCTGGAACGGGCGCTTCCCGACCGATTGGGGCGTGTCCGCGCATCCGAAGGTGGACAGCAAAACCGGCGAACTGCTGTTCTTCAACTACAGCAAGCGGGACCCGTTCATGCGCTACGGCGTGGTCGACGGGAACGGCGAGCTGGTCCACTATGTGGACGTCCCGCTGCCCGGGCCGCGGCTGCCGCACGACATGGCGTTCACCGAAAACTACGTGATTCTCAATGACTTTCCGTTGTTCTGGGACCCGGTCCTGCTCGAGCAGGACGTGCACCTACCGCGCTTCTACCCGGATATGCCGTCACGCTTCGCGGTCCTGCCCCGCCGCGGCGGCACCCAAGACATTCGATGGTTCGAGGCCGACCCCACGTTCGTGCTGCACTTCGTCAACGCCTACGAGGACGGTGACGAGATCGTGCTCGACGGTTTCTTCGAGGGCGACCCTTCGCCGGTTGACAACGGTGGGTCAAAGTGGGACAAGCTGTTTCGGTTCCTGGCGCTGGATCGTCTGCAGTCGCGGCTGCACCGATGGCGGTTCAACCTGGCCACCGGTGCCGTGCACGAGGAGCGGCTGTCGGAGTCCATCACCGAGTTCGGCACCATCAACCCCGACTACGCCGCGGGCAATTACCGCTACGCCTATGCCGCCACCGGCAAACCGGGCTGGTTCCTGTTCGACGGGCTGGTCAAACACGATCTGCGCACCGGGAGCCAGCAGGAATTCTCCTTCGGTGACGGGATCTATGGAAGCGAGACGGCGATGGCGCCGCGGGTGGGTTCGACCGGTGAGGACGACGGCTACCTGGTCACGCTGGCCACCGATATGAACACTGATGCCTCGTATTGCCTGGTCTTCGACGCCGGGCGTCTCGCCGACGGTCCGGTGTGCAAACTGCAACTGCCGGAGCGGATTTCCAGTGGCACGCATTCGACGTGGGCACCCGGCGAACAGCTGCGGCGCTGGGAAACCGCGGAGTCGGCGGCCGGCGCGGTGGGGTTGTGA
- a CDS encoding VOC family protein: MDGNKPRRHTHWPAQLASIGGIRFARRSSNFQETVRFYRELVGLPLFETFGDSYGSNGAIFGLPSWNLTLEIVESAEPVAVDHHEQLCLYFPDRQAQQGAIARLQKAGIQPVEQHPYWEATGAVTYRDPDGREIVFAPFVFGVNEPSDSSASGTHEFPAQ, translated from the coding sequence ATGGACGGCAACAAGCCCCGGCGGCACACCCACTGGCCGGCGCAGCTGGCGTCCATCGGCGGCATTCGCTTCGCACGCCGGTCGTCGAACTTTCAAGAGACGGTGCGGTTTTACCGCGAGCTGGTCGGGTTGCCGCTCTTCGAGACGTTCGGCGACAGCTACGGCAGCAACGGCGCGATCTTCGGCCTGCCCAGCTGGAACCTGACCCTGGAGATCGTGGAATCGGCCGAGCCCGTCGCGGTGGACCACCACGAACAGCTGTGCCTGTACTTCCCCGACCGGCAGGCGCAGCAGGGGGCGATCGCCCGTCTGCAGAAAGCGGGCATTCAACCCGTCGAACAGCACCCGTACTGGGAGGCGACGGGCGCGGTGACCTACCGCGACCCGGACGGCCGCGAAATCGTGTTCGCGCCCTTCGTCTTCGGCGTCAACGAGCCGAGTGACAGCTCCGCCTCGGGGACGCACGAGTTTCCGGCGCAGTAG
- a CDS encoding VOC family protein — protein MPIRDDAPLGAPCWIDLTTSDLDGARDFYGHVFGWTFESAGPEYGGYVNAARDGHGVAGLMANRPESRSPDNWATYFRTDDVEATMSAVTAAGGSVCMGPMEVPVKGFMGLCADPSGAVFGLWQPLEHRGFQIVGEAGSPVWHQLTTRDHRGAVDFYRAVFGWRTERTADTDEFRYTTAWFGDQQLLGVMDGSACLPDGVPSNWTVFFGADDVDEALRVIGENGGAVVRGAEDTPYGRLAAATDPTGVIFNLSSLHHQRSGATLA, from the coding sequence GTGCCCATCCGTGACGACGCGCCACTGGGCGCCCCCTGCTGGATCGATCTGACGACGTCGGACCTCGACGGCGCCCGGGACTTCTACGGCCACGTCTTCGGCTGGACGTTCGAGTCGGCCGGACCCGAGTACGGGGGATACGTCAACGCCGCCAGGGACGGCCATGGCGTCGCCGGCCTGATGGCGAATCGGCCCGAGTCGCGGTCTCCGGACAACTGGGCCACCTACTTCAGGACCGACGACGTCGAGGCGACGATGTCGGCGGTCACCGCGGCGGGGGGTTCGGTCTGCATGGGACCGATGGAGGTTCCCGTCAAGGGGTTCATGGGTCTGTGCGCCGACCCGTCCGGTGCGGTCTTCGGACTCTGGCAGCCGCTGGAGCACCGCGGCTTTCAGATCGTCGGGGAGGCCGGCTCCCCGGTGTGGCACCAATTGACCACCCGCGACCACCGCGGCGCGGTGGACTTCTACCGTGCGGTCTTCGGCTGGCGCACCGAGCGGACCGCCGACACCGACGAATTCCGCTACACCACAGCATGGTTCGGCGACCAGCAATTGCTGGGTGTGATGGACGGTTCCGCGTGTCTGCCCGACGGCGTCCCGTCGAATTGGACCGTCTTCTTCGGCGCCGACGACGTCGACGAGGCCCTCCGGGTCATCGGGGAAAACGGCGGCGCGGTGGTGCGTGGCGCCGAGGACACCCCGTACGGGCGACTGGCCGCGGCGACCGATCCGACCGGCGTCATCTTCAACCTGTCGTCACTGCACCACCAGCGATCGGGCGCCACGCTGGCGTGA
- a CDS encoding type II toxin-antitoxin system Rv0910 family toxin: MAKLSGSIDVPLPPEVAWKHASDLSRYKDWLTIHRVWRSKLPEDIDKGTIVESIVEVKGMYNRIRWTVVRYKPPEGMTLNGDGVGGVKVKLLAKVQPAEQGSIVSFDVHLGGPALFGPIGMIVAAALRGDINESLQNFVTVFTRPDPSTNGSGGGHR, translated from the coding sequence ATGGCGAAACTCTCCGGATCCATCGACGTCCCGCTGCCACCCGAGGTGGCCTGGAAGCATGCCTCCGACCTGTCCCGGTACAAGGACTGGCTGACCATCCACCGGGTGTGGCGCAGCAAACTGCCCGAAGACATCGACAAGGGCACGATCGTGGAGTCGATCGTCGAAGTAAAGGGCATGTACAACCGGATCAGGTGGACGGTCGTGCGCTACAAGCCGCCGGAAGGTATGACCCTCAACGGCGACGGTGTCGGCGGCGTCAAGGTCAAACTGCTGGCCAAAGTTCAGCCCGCAGAACAGGGCTCCATCGTCAGCTTCGACGTCCACCTCGGTGGCCCCGCGCTGTTCGGGCCGATCGGGATGATCGTCGCCGCCGCGCTGCGCGGTGACATCAACGAATCGCTGCAGAACTTCGTCACGGTGTTCACCCGGCCCGATCCGAGCACCAACGGGTCCGGCGGCGGTCATCGCTGA
- a CDS encoding antitoxin, with the protein MGFLDKAKELLSQNADKVETAINKAGELVDDKTQGKYSDTIHKVQEQAKKAAESAAQGDHQD; encoded by the coding sequence ATGGGATTTCTGGACAAGGCGAAAGAACTGTTGTCGCAGAACGCCGACAAGGTCGAGACGGCAATCAACAAGGCCGGCGAATTGGTCGACGACAAGACGCAGGGCAAGTACTCCGACACCATCCACAAAGTGCAGGAACAAGCCAAGAAGGCGGCCGAATCAGCGGCACAAGGCGACCACCAGGACTGA